The Chitinophaga pinensis DSM 2588 region CTGGCGATCGGCAACAGGGATGCCTTAATAGGTGCGACGCCTGTTACAAAAGAGCACCCGGTAGTGCCGGATGTGGATACCGTTACCTTATATATGAATCCTGTGTTGCAGCGGGAATACTATGATTACATCCTACAGCTGCATCCTAAACGTATTATTTTCAACCCGGGCACAGAGAATGACGAACTGGCTACATTAGCTACCAGCAAAGGTATAGAACCAGTTGAAGCGTGTACGCTCGTGTTACTGACTACCGGCCAATATTAATTCAAGGTAAACTTATAACAGTTGAAGGCTGTCATAGACGGTCTTCAACTCCTCTTTTCAGTCCCTCCCCTGCTCTCCAACGGCGGTTTTCCCCTGCGTTTCCCCTTTCTCCACCGCCAACGCTCATTAATTCCCCCT contains the following coding sequences:
- a CDS encoding CoA-binding protein produces the protein MSDKKLTVVLGASPNPERYSYLAVSRLTAKGHPVLAIGNRDALIGATPVTKEHPVVPDVDTVTLYMNPVLQREYYDYILQLHPKRIIFNPGTENDELATLATSKGIEPVEACTLVLLTTGQY